Proteins encoded within one genomic window of Fibrobacter sp.:
- the floA gene encoding flotillin-like protein FloA (flotillin-like protein involved in membrane lipid rafts) encodes MNMETLITVGIVIAAIVVIILLAFIGKFFSLWLQALFSRANVSIFQLIGMRLRKVPPQVIVEARILSCKAGLPVDTNLLEAHYLSRGNVLRVIQALIAANKANIKLDFKEAAAIDLAGRNVLEAVQMSVNPKVITTPKVSAVALDGIQLHAVTRITVRASIQKLVGGAGEETVIARVGEGIVSSIGSAQSHKEVLENPNMISKKVLASGLDAGTAFEILSIDIADVDVGQNIGAILETDRAEADKKIAQAKAEERRAMAFAAEQEMKAKVMQMKAKLVEAEAQIPMAMATALRDGKLGVMDYYNMKNIEADTQMRKEIGTGSEAAK; translated from the coding sequence ATAAATATGGAAACACTCATTACCGTAGGCATTGTCATTGCCGCCATCGTCGTCATCATCCTTCTCGCCTTTATTGGCAAGTTCTTTAGCCTTTGGCTCCAGGCATTGTTCTCCAGGGCAAACGTCAGCATTTTCCAGCTCATCGGTATGCGCCTTCGTAAGGTACCGCCCCAGGTAATTGTTGAAGCCCGCATTCTGAGTTGCAAGGCAGGCCTCCCGGTGGATACCAACCTGCTGGAAGCCCATTACCTTTCCCGCGGTAACGTTCTCCGCGTAATCCAGGCCCTCATTGCCGCCAACAAGGCAAACATCAAGCTGGACTTCAAGGAAGCTGCAGCTATCGACCTTGCCGGCCGTAACGTTCTGGAAGCCGTGCAGATGTCTGTGAACCCCAAGGTCATTACCACTCCTAAGGTTTCCGCTGTGGCACTTGACGGTATCCAGCTTCACGCTGTTACCCGTATTACCGTGCGTGCAAGCATCCAGAAGCTGGTGGGTGGCGCAGGTGAAGAAACCGTTATCGCCCGTGTTGGCGAAGGCATCGTGTCTTCCATCGGTTCTGCACAGAGCCACAAGGAAGTTCTCGAAAACCCCAACATGATTTCCAAGAAGGTTCTTGCTTCCGGCCTCGACGCAGGTACTGCATTCGAAATTCTCTCCATCGATATCGCCGACGTGGACGTTGGCCAGAACATCGGTGCAATCCTTGAAACCGACCGTGCCGAAGCCGACAAGAAGATCGCCCAGGCCAAGGCAGAAGAACGCCGCGCCATGGCATTCGCCGCCGAACAGGAAATGAAGGCCAAGGTCATGCAGATGAAGGCTAAGCTGGTTGAAGCCGAAGCCCAAATTCCTATGGCCATGGCAACCGCCCTCCGCGACGGAAAGCTCGGCGTCATGGACTATTACAACATGAAGAACATCGAAGCCGACACCCAGATGCGTAAGGAAATCGGGACTGGCAGCGAAGCTGCCAAGTAG
- a CDS encoding four helix bundle protein, with protein sequence MFAYRKLKVYQKSLQWVIDVYNLTSTFPTAEKFALTNQIQRAAVSVTSNIAEGSGRTSTKDSIHFLEISFGSLMEAQSQLEIAALLNYISKEQLTSIECKTEEIAKMLSGLKSAKSRNSN encoded by the coding sequence ATGTTCGCCTACAGGAAACTTAAGGTTTATCAAAAATCTTTGCAATGGGTTATAGACGTATATAATCTTACGTCAACATTTCCAACTGCAGAGAAATTCGCTTTGACAAACCAAATTCAACGAGCCGCAGTTTCTGTAACATCAAACATTGCAGAAGGCTCTGGCAGAACGTCTACCAAAGATTCGATCCATTTTTTGGAAATAAGTTTTGGATCTCTGATGGAAGCACAAAGCCAATTGGAAATCGCTGCTCTTTTGAATTACATTTCCAAAGAGCAACTCACATCCATTGAATGCAAAACGGAAGAAATTGCCAAAATGCTTTCTGGCTTAAAGTCTGCGAAATCAAGAAATTCAAATTAG